In Streptomyces sp. NBC_00091, the following proteins share a genomic window:
- a CDS encoding family 43 glycosylhydrolase, whose protein sequence is MHPISRRRLLRGAAAGAGALALPGLGRAAAATAALPHQWVGAGPFTHVYDPSVAGRRRYLNDHTLIRAAGRWHLFSIAGDSAPPGESPDSGAEVSFAHASAADPYGPWTTHADALTLDPAYHGEEHLWAPYVVEAGGTFWMFYAAGGRSGAAINLATSTDLFTWTRVPSGPLFRGITARDPMVLRAGAEWVMYYTELSGPHGNHVVAFRRSADLLNWSDPEIAFTDASTDTTVSVTESPCVVERDGWYYLFIGPRGGYDGTDVFASRDPFRFDLGGYAGHVPGHAVEVVHDGQDWHASAAGWFHQGLYLAPLLWRDAPPPWQSAENPVAGRDVDGRLTVFALDAGDRSALRRVQLDAESDTWSAWESFGGPAGAVPTLGPGAQGRLEVFSLAPGAVNLHHRVQRTDGGWYDWEEFGGPAGAAPAVVRGADGRLEVHAPAPGGGSLARRRQRSPGSLTWDVWDGGFGGPAGAPPVVAANADGRLEVFVLAPGGSGILHRWQETPGGAWSAWSAFGTAAGAAPRVARDGSGRLTVTAIAPSGVAAYYRRQTVPSGGWGDWQPLFGWAAAAPTLVPSADGRLEAFVLSPGGARLGHRWHVDSGGTWSPEEEFGEPGVPLATTPSAAADSTGRIHLFAVTTDGRVRTRVQDRPSGGWRPWTGFGDRLVAPLRPGGPAY, encoded by the coding sequence GTGCATCCGATCAGCAGACGGCGCCTGTTGCGGGGTGCCGCCGCGGGGGCCGGCGCGCTCGCCCTGCCGGGCCTCGGCAGGGCGGCCGCCGCCACGGCCGCCCTGCCCCACCAGTGGGTCGGCGCCGGGCCCTTCACCCACGTCTACGATCCCTCCGTCGCCGGCCGGCGCCGCTACCTCAACGACCACACCCTGATCAGGGCGGCCGGCCGGTGGCACCTGTTCAGCATCGCGGGCGACAGCGCCCCGCCGGGCGAGTCCCCGGACAGCGGGGCCGAGGTGTCCTTCGCCCACGCGTCCGCGGCGGATCCGTACGGTCCGTGGACCACGCACGCCGACGCGCTGACCCTCGACCCGGCCTACCACGGCGAGGAACACCTGTGGGCACCGTACGTCGTCGAGGCGGGCGGAACCTTCTGGATGTTCTACGCCGCCGGCGGCCGCAGCGGCGCCGCGATCAACCTCGCCACCTCCACCGACCTGTTCACCTGGACCCGCGTGCCGTCCGGCCCGCTGTTCCGGGGGATCACGGCGCGCGACCCGATGGTGCTGCGGGCCGGCGCCGAGTGGGTCATGTACTACACCGAACTCTCCGGTCCCCACGGCAACCACGTCGTGGCCTTCCGGCGCTCCGCCGACCTGCTGAACTGGAGCGATCCGGAGATCGCGTTCACCGACGCGAGCACCGACACCACGGTGTCGGTCACCGAGTCGCCCTGCGTCGTCGAACGGGACGGCTGGTACTACCTCTTCATCGGGCCGCGGGGCGGGTACGACGGCACGGACGTGTTCGCCTCCCGCGACCCCTTCCGCTTCGACCTCGGCGGTTATGCGGGCCATGTGCCCGGCCACGCCGTCGAGGTGGTCCACGACGGGCAGGACTGGCACGCGAGCGCGGCGGGCTGGTTCCACCAGGGCCTGTACCTGGCGCCGCTGCTGTGGCGGGACGCGCCACCGCCGTGGCAGAGCGCGGAGAACCCGGTGGCCGGCCGGGACGTGGACGGCCGGCTGACGGTGTTCGCGCTCGACGCCGGCGACCGTTCGGCGCTGCGGCGCGTCCAGCTCGACGCGGAGTCCGACACCTGGTCGGCGTGGGAGTCCTTCGGCGGGCCGGCGGGGGCGGTCCCCACCCTCGGCCCGGGCGCCCAGGGCAGGCTCGAGGTCTTCTCCCTCGCCCCGGGCGCGGTCAACCTGCACCACCGGGTGCAGCGGACCGACGGCGGCTGGTACGACTGGGAGGAGTTCGGCGGCCCGGCCGGAGCCGCCCCGGCCGTGGTCCGGGGCGCCGACGGCAGGCTGGAGGTCCACGCCCCGGCCCCCGGCGGCGGCTCCCTCGCCCGGCGGCGGCAGCGGTCGCCCGGTTCGCTGACGTGGGACGTGTGGGACGGCGGGTTCGGCGGTCCGGCGGGCGCACCCCCGGTCGTCGCCGCCAACGCCGACGGGCGGCTGGAGGTGTTCGTCCTCGCGCCCGGTGGCTCCGGGATCCTGCACCGGTGGCAGGAGACCCCGGGCGGCGCCTGGTCGGCATGGAGCGCCTTCGGTACCGCGGCCGGCGCCGCGCCGCGCGTGGCGCGCGACGGCAGCGGCCGCCTCACCGTCACCGCGATCGCCCCGTCCGGCGTGGCGGCGTACTACCGGCGCCAGACCGTGCCGAGCGGCGGCTGGGGCGACTGGCAGCCCCTGTTCGGCTGGGCTGCCGCGGCCCCCACCCTCGTACCCAGCGCCGACGGCAGGCTCGAGGCCTTCGTCCTGTCCCCCGGCGGGGCCCGGCTCGGCCACCGCTGGCACGTCGACTCCGGCGGCACCTGGAGTCCCGAGGAGGAGTTCGGCGAGCCCGGGGTCCCGCTCGCCACCACGCCGTCCGCCGCGGCCGACTCCACCGGGCGGATCCACCTCTTCGCCGTCACCACCGACGGCCGGGTGCGCACCCGCGTACAGGACCGGCCCAGTGGCGGCTGGCGTCCCTGGACCGGCTTCGGCGACCGCCTGGTCGCGCCGCTCCGCCCCGGGGGTCCCGCCTATTGA